A genomic region of Kribbella sp. NBC_00382 contains the following coding sequences:
- a CDS encoding DUF2277 domain-containing protein — translation MCRNITVLRGLEPAATSEEIYAAALQYVRKVTGVGSLSATTRGPIERAAAEVAKITEALLEEMPERRVPPQTVPPLRRPEVRARLGLD, via the coding sequence ATGTGCAGAAACATCACCGTTCTTCGTGGACTTGAGCCGGCGGCGACCTCCGAAGAGATCTACGCGGCGGCGCTGCAGTACGTGCGCAAGGTGACCGGCGTCGGCTCGCTCAGTGCGACCACCCGCGGCCCGATCGAGCGTGCCGCCGCCGAGGTCGCCAAGATCACCGAGGCCCTGCTGGAGGAGATGCCGGAGCGCCGGGTGCCGCCGCAAACCGTGCCGCCGTTGCGCAGGCCCGAAGTACGGGCTCGTCTCGGCCTGGACTGA
- a CDS encoding TetR/AcrR family transcriptional regulator: MSTAAAPDRRSRRRQQTIDEILDVSVALMETEGVAALSLSAVARQLGMQPPSLYQYFPSKLAIYDALFQRGAEQVRDAQRAARAAAAPKDQLKAGMTAFSRWCMANQVLTQLLFWRTIPGFEPSPEAFAPAVEGLQDVKTFFQQEVEAGQLHPDAAGEEGIALFTAMTAGVLSQQMANEPQATFEDGRFMKLLPIVLEMFYQRYQPTRGKEK, translated from the coding sequence ATGAGCACAGCAGCCGCCCCGGACCGCCGGTCCCGGCGCCGCCAGCAGACCATCGACGAGATCCTCGACGTCTCCGTCGCGTTGATGGAGACCGAGGGCGTCGCCGCGCTGAGCCTGTCCGCGGTGGCCCGGCAGCTCGGGATGCAGCCGCCGTCGCTCTATCAGTACTTCCCGTCGAAGCTCGCCATCTACGACGCCCTCTTCCAGCGCGGCGCCGAGCAGGTCCGCGACGCCCAACGCGCAGCACGAGCGGCCGCCGCACCCAAGGACCAGCTCAAAGCCGGTATGACCGCCTTCAGCCGCTGGTGCATGGCCAACCAGGTGCTCACCCAGTTGCTCTTCTGGCGCACCATCCCGGGCTTCGAGCCGTCACCCGAGGCCTTCGCGCCCGCGGTGGAGGGCCTGCAGGACGTGAAGACCTTCTTCCAGCAGGAGGTCGAGGCCGGACAACTCCACCCGGATGCCGCCGGCGAGGAAGGCATCGCCCTGTTCACCGCGATGACCGCCGGCGTGCTCTCGCAGCAGATGGCGAACGAACCACAGGCGACCTTCGAGGACGGCCGGTTCATGAAGCTGCTGCCGATCGTGCTCGAGATGTTCTATCAGCGCTACCAACCGACCAGGGGGAAAGAGAAATGA
- a CDS encoding maleylpyruvate isomerase family mycothiol-dependent enzyme: protein MTTTAIAAREIARADRAAARRHRDAELEAWYHLMTTLDGTDWKHRTVCDEWDVADIVGHLCGQAEDVNKPWSFPLRDRRARRTYPTTPLLDAHMMIQADDHRGTPYDVLQNRFGNLWAKATKTISRNPALIRKMTVKIEGMPGFDKLDLGYIQDILLARDLWMHRDDVCQALGREFDTGPYAGELVAQVMLDIEDGPFWSGTPVLLTLTGQGGATYRLGHGDPIATVSTDAVGYMRTLSGRDDQPTVVLVDGDPAGAEAVATCRMPF, encoded by the coding sequence ATGACCACCACCGCGATAGCCGCGCGGGAGATCGCCCGCGCCGACCGAGCCGCCGCAAGGCGTCACCGCGACGCCGAGCTCGAGGCCTGGTACCACCTGATGACGACCCTCGACGGCACCGACTGGAAGCACCGGACGGTCTGCGACGAGTGGGACGTCGCCGACATCGTCGGGCATCTGTGCGGACAGGCCGAGGACGTCAACAAACCCTGGTCCTTCCCACTGCGCGATCGCCGCGCCCGCCGCACCTACCCGACCACCCCGTTGCTCGACGCGCACATGATGATCCAGGCCGACGACCACCGCGGTACGCCGTACGACGTCCTGCAGAACCGCTTCGGCAACCTCTGGGCGAAGGCCACCAAGACCATCAGCCGCAACCCGGCGCTGATCCGCAAGATGACGGTCAAGATCGAGGGCATGCCCGGCTTCGACAAGCTCGACCTCGGCTACATCCAGGACATCCTGCTCGCCCGCGACCTCTGGATGCACCGCGACGATGTCTGCCAGGCGCTCGGCCGCGAGTTCGACACCGGCCCGTACGCCGGTGAGCTGGTCGCCCAGGTCATGCTCGACATCGAAGACGGCCCCTTCTGGTCCGGTACGCCGGTACTCCTGACCCTCACCGGCCAAGGCGGAGCCACCTACCGCCTCGGCCACGGCGACCCGATCGCCACCGTCAGCACCGACGCGGTCGGCTACATGCGCACCCTCTCCGGCCGTGACGACCAGCCGACCGTCGTACTGGTCGACGGCGATCCAGCAGGCGCCGAAGCCGTCGCCACCTGCCGCATGCCCTTCTGA
- a CDS encoding GNAT family N-acetyltransferase, translating to MTELPTGLTVRPPKLTDAEAIHRLAASYFQRIVGRPMVTLSEIVEGLTAPTITLERDGWLILGNEDNEGNEVNDSQPAGYGFVLLGGDRRFVQLSVVKEDPAIATWLLTKGSERAQELGAENGYQEVIVEVGMFRADDTLREVVAGQGFEFATSYQQMRIDHEGPLPLPEPPTGTTIRTGAHDDPTRRAFHTMMSAAFAGQDSAALAPYDEWLETHEKRDGFDWSQLTMVERDGRIIAASDCNHAFVETDNCGYIGRLGVLPEGRGLGLAKYLLRRAFAQDANAGLAGTLLHVDTSNPTPALGLYESVGMRTVEIADGWQRKLPVLQQPAT from the coding sequence ATGACTGAACTCCCGACCGGGCTCACGGTCCGCCCGCCGAAACTCACCGATGCCGAGGCGATTCACCGACTCGCCGCGAGCTACTTCCAGCGGATCGTGGGCCGCCCGATGGTCACCCTGTCGGAGATCGTCGAGGGCCTCACCGCCCCGACGATCACCCTCGAGCGCGACGGCTGGCTGATCCTCGGCAACGAGGACAATGAGGGCAATGAGGTCAACGACAGCCAGCCGGCCGGGTACGGCTTCGTGCTGCTCGGCGGGGATCGCCGGTTCGTACAACTGAGCGTCGTGAAGGAAGACCCGGCGATCGCGACCTGGCTACTGACCAAGGGAAGCGAGCGGGCCCAGGAGCTCGGTGCCGAGAACGGCTATCAGGAAGTGATCGTCGAGGTCGGCATGTTCCGCGCGGACGACACACTGCGCGAGGTCGTCGCCGGCCAAGGCTTCGAGTTCGCCACCTCGTACCAGCAAATGCGGATCGACCACGAAGGACCACTCCCCCTCCCCGAGCCACCAACCGGTACGACGATCCGCACCGGTGCCCACGATGACCCGACCCGGCGGGCTTTCCACACGATGATGTCGGCGGCGTTCGCCGGACAGGACAGCGCCGCGCTGGCGCCGTACGACGAATGGCTGGAGACCCACGAGAAGCGCGACGGGTTCGACTGGTCGCAGCTGACGATGGTCGAACGCGACGGCCGGATCATCGCCGCCAGCGACTGCAACCACGCCTTCGTGGAGACCGACAACTGTGGCTATATCGGCCGGCTCGGCGTCCTCCCCGAAGGCCGCGGACTCGGCCTGGCGAAGTACCTCCTCCGCCGCGCCTTCGCCCAAGACGCAAACGCAGGGCTGGCCGGCACGCTCCTCCACGTCGACACGAGCAACCCGACTCCGGCCCTCGGCCTCTACGAGTCGGTCGGCATGCGTACCGTCGAGATCGCCGACGGCTGGCAGCGCAAGCTGCCGGTTTTGCAACAACCTGCAACCTGA
- a CDS encoding TolB family protein: MALSAVIFTATVPATAAGSSIAAEPADSITVAHTVTTEGVSRTFLGRIPVQGATQVEPIAASGPTQQVDKAIAASADGRQVVFSQAGTSLWTVWIVPSAQPVKILDGATGIAAKSWSPDGTRIAFESGQNGTSCVDLVAATGGATVRVGCNLAAPSWLPDNQTLIVKDQLTGKLQRVQAKAAGTVLTTYAGTELAQHPVASPDGLWIAYFKNTSVNVLPVAGGTPVPAPAVGTSGESISWAKSNLLLVTRRTATGSTLQQIPVNDGRPQTNAELFEPAAGELVESAVLQGPRLTIKPTTAAVGANLSVPFDTTGLVSPSVTCEFDGVKTAPCPASPFTKSGVAAGQHVLRIFAVEQGGRGTEAVRWLNVDTALPTVKLTGTAFDVTKAATATVTYAGTDNTGIGSYDVRYRIAPTAGAFGAYATIKSGTTATSVAIGLAAGYEYCVSVRTRDIAGNLSAWTADRCFSRPSDDRLMAAAKGWVRASNSAYYLGTATTTKAAGISVSRSVQAKRLFLIATKCATCGSLNVFYNGKSVGSVNLYKATTEYQAIVPMPVPATFLTGSVLLTTRVAGKVYQVDGLAVRRT, from the coding sequence ATGGCTCTGTCTGCCGTCATCTTCACCGCGACCGTCCCGGCAACGGCGGCCGGCAGTTCCATTGCCGCCGAACCGGCCGATTCCATCACTGTCGCGCACACTGTGACGACCGAGGGGGTCAGCCGGACGTTCCTGGGGCGGATTCCCGTCCAGGGCGCGACCCAGGTCGAGCCGATCGCGGCCTCGGGCCCGACCCAGCAGGTCGACAAGGCCATCGCGGCTTCGGCAGATGGCCGGCAGGTCGTCTTCTCGCAGGCAGGGACGAGCCTGTGGACGGTCTGGATCGTGCCGTCCGCGCAGCCGGTGAAGATCCTTGACGGCGCGACCGGGATCGCCGCGAAGTCCTGGTCACCTGACGGCACCCGGATCGCCTTCGAATCCGGGCAGAACGGCACCTCCTGCGTCGACCTCGTCGCTGCGACCGGTGGCGCGACGGTCCGCGTCGGCTGCAACCTGGCGGCGCCGTCCTGGCTGCCCGACAACCAGACGCTGATCGTCAAGGACCAGCTGACCGGCAAGCTGCAGCGCGTCCAGGCGAAGGCGGCCGGCACGGTCCTGACCACGTACGCCGGTACCGAGCTGGCGCAGCACCCGGTCGCATCCCCGGACGGCCTGTGGATCGCTTACTTCAAGAACACCTCCGTGAACGTGCTCCCGGTGGCCGGCGGCACGCCCGTACCCGCTCCGGCCGTCGGCACGAGCGGTGAGTCGATCAGCTGGGCGAAGTCCAACCTCCTGCTCGTCACCCGCCGGACCGCGACGGGAAGCACCCTCCAGCAGATCCCGGTCAACGACGGACGGCCGCAGACGAACGCCGAGCTGTTCGAGCCGGCGGCCGGGGAACTGGTCGAGTCTGCCGTCCTGCAGGGTCCGCGTCTCACCATCAAGCCGACCACGGCCGCCGTCGGCGCGAACCTGTCGGTGCCCTTCGACACCACCGGGCTCGTCAGCCCCTCCGTGACGTGTGAGTTCGACGGAGTGAAGACGGCGCCTTGCCCGGCATCGCCCTTCACAAAGTCCGGCGTCGCGGCCGGCCAGCACGTGCTGCGGATCTTTGCGGTCGAGCAGGGCGGACGCGGTACGGAGGCAGTTCGCTGGCTCAACGTCGACACCGCGCTGCCGACCGTCAAGCTCACCGGTACCGCGTTCGACGTGACCAAGGCAGCCACCGCCACGGTCACCTACGCGGGGACGGACAACACCGGCATCGGCTCGTACGACGTCCGCTACCGGATCGCACCGACCGCGGGAGCCTTCGGCGCCTACGCAACGATCAAGTCCGGTACGACGGCCACCTCCGTCGCGATCGGCCTCGCCGCAGGCTACGAGTACTGCGTCTCGGTCCGGACCCGCGACATCGCCGGCAACCTGTCCGCGTGGACCGCTGACCGCTGCTTCTCCAGGCCGTCGGACGACCGCCTGATGGCAGCGGCCAAGGGCTGGGTCCGGGCGAGCAATAGCGCGTACTACCTCGGAACCGCGACCACCACCAAGGCGGCGGGCATCTCCGTCTCCCGCAGCGTGCAGGCGAAGCGCCTGTTCCTGATCGCGACCAAGTGCGCGACGTGCGGCAGCCTGAACGTCTTCTACAACGGCAAGTCCGTCGGCTCGGTCAACCTCTACAAGGCCACCACCGAGTACCAGGCCATCGTGCCGATGCCGGTACCGGCGACCTTCCTCACCGGATCGGTCCTGCTGACCACCCGGGTAGCCGGCAAGGTCTACCAGGTCGACGGCCTCGCCGTCCGTCGTACCTGA
- the moeZ gene encoding adenylyltransferase/sulfurtransferase MoeZ, which produces MPQLPPLVEPADELTIDEVRRYSRHLIIPEVGMAGQKRLKNAKVLVIGAGGLGSPALLYLAAAGVGTLGIVEFDTVDESNLQRQIIHGQSDVGKSKAQSAKESILETNPNTNVVLHETRLDNDNVFEIFEQYDLIVDGTDNFATRYLVNDAAVLLGKPYVWGSIFRFDGQISVFWAEHGPCYRCLYPEPPPPGMVPSCAEGGVLGVLCASVGAAQVTEAIKLLTGIGDVSLGRLNIYEALDLNWRALKVRKDPNCAICGENPTVTELIDYENFCGALTEEAADAAVGSTISVKTLSEWIKLKDNGEKDFQLIDVREPNEYEINRIPGSVLIPKADFQTGVALEKLPQDKQLVFHCKSGVRSAEVLAIVKAAGFANAVHVGGGVVAWVDQIDPSQPAY; this is translated from the coding sequence GTGCCACAGCTGCCACCGCTGGTCGAGCCGGCCGACGAGCTGACCATCGACGAGGTCCGCCGGTATTCACGGCACCTGATCATTCCCGAGGTCGGGATGGCCGGCCAGAAGCGGCTGAAGAACGCCAAGGTGCTGGTGATCGGCGCCGGCGGCCTGGGCAGCCCCGCGCTGCTGTACCTGGCCGCGGCCGGGGTCGGCACGCTCGGCATCGTCGAGTTCGACACCGTCGACGAGTCGAACCTGCAGCGTCAGATCATCCACGGCCAGTCCGACGTCGGGAAGTCCAAGGCGCAGTCGGCCAAGGAGTCGATCCTCGAGACCAACCCGAACACGAACGTCGTCCTGCACGAGACCCGGCTGGACAACGACAACGTCTTCGAGATCTTCGAGCAGTACGACCTGATCGTCGACGGCACCGACAACTTCGCCACCCGGTACCTGGTGAACGACGCCGCGGTACTGCTCGGCAAGCCCTACGTCTGGGGCTCGATCTTCCGCTTCGACGGCCAGATCAGCGTCTTCTGGGCCGAGCACGGTCCCTGCTACCGCTGCCTGTACCCCGAGCCGCCGCCACCCGGCATGGTTCCGTCCTGCGCCGAAGGCGGCGTACTGGGCGTGCTGTGCGCGTCCGTCGGCGCTGCTCAGGTGACCGAGGCGATCAAGCTGCTCACCGGGATCGGCGACGTGTCGCTCGGCCGGCTGAACATCTACGAGGCGCTCGACCTGAACTGGCGCGCGCTGAAGGTCCGCAAGGACCCGAACTGCGCGATCTGCGGCGAGAACCCGACCGTCACCGAGCTGATCGACTACGAGAACTTCTGCGGCGCGCTGACCGAGGAGGCGGCCGACGCGGCCGTCGGCTCGACCATCTCGGTGAAGACGCTGAGCGAGTGGATCAAGCTCAAGGACAACGGCGAGAAGGACTTCCAGCTGATCGACGTCCGGGAGCCGAACGAGTACGAGATCAACCGGATCCCGGGCTCGGTGCTGATCCCGAAGGCCGACTTCCAGACCGGGGTCGCCCTCGAGAAGCTCCCGCAGGACAAGCAGCTGGTCTTCCACTGCAAGTCCGGCGTCCGCTCCGCTGAGGTGCTCGCCATCGTCAAGGCCGCCGGCTTCGCCAACGCGGTGCACGTCGGCGGCGGTGTGGTGGCGTGGGTCGACCAGATCGATCCGTCGCAGCCCGCTTACTGA
- a CDS encoding Calx-beta domain-containing protein produces MRGFRSSGLVLAATLIAGALLVPAGTAQAAPPSPGNSVAQGKNWQVLPVAGGYRVTLHLDAPAPKRDALPLIAVDGVPVGPAKLSPDQRTLWLTSPDPALRNAQDVRLAWSGDQLGKQSKSLAGGATDKYWLNAPLGPKLAVDPGAAGKYQVDTAEYNLGDEAVYLPGLGHKSEIAGKVYSPRGAIGTRPLVIFLHGRHESCYGDAGDPEIPWPCAKGQKPVPSYRGYDGPAEALAGHGYQVVSISSNAINGWDSRSFDQGAQARAELILDHLHLWKKWATVGSGPFGRKFVGRIDFTNIGLMGHSRGGEGVARAAVLNADRGGKYGIRAVLPLAPTDFARATVPGVAMSVILPYCDGDVSDLQGQKFYDDTRYSVTGDPAARSTVLVMGANHNFFNTEWTPGQSVAPSIDDWEYTDPENPKGRPCGSEYAGRLTAKEQQAVGTAYIAGFFRLQLGHETKLLPLLDGSNAHPASAGRAVVRVVSQAAGRLDVNRLDKALPVTGKATASVCAGTRRPDAEKAPATCVETQTPSDSPHWVEAWFASTAQTTAVTKLDWTGTNGVLEVGLTAAQRDVRKYSALTFRAAPDPASASKLDLTVRMVDGRGRKVDVPVSAVSDALVRLPGAAGTAGLPKNLLRTVRIPTSLLKGIDLRDVRSIELRTDKVAKGSVFLSDLAFSTPGLGRSAPTRLPQLSASSVGKVVEGDKVKTYDIAVTLSRPSVRPVTVHAESNGDEAPVAHDLVFKPGQTRKQLKVTVTGNTRDSYDHFVSLVLSVPTEAQLGSSFGNIEVLDDDPAPALTVLPVTAAENAGQLAFRLKLSAPSDKYIYLRGELKDGAALARKDYRAPGDESSGQPFRDVYGALEPGEITGELVAELVDDKVKEPTETFTVTLLEVIGADLGVPATATGTITDDD; encoded by the coding sequence GTGCGCGGATTCAGAAGTTCGGGGTTGGTACTCGCGGCGACGCTGATCGCGGGGGCGCTGCTCGTCCCGGCGGGTACGGCGCAGGCCGCGCCGCCGTCGCCCGGCAATTCAGTTGCCCAAGGCAAGAACTGGCAGGTGCTTCCGGTGGCCGGCGGCTACCGGGTGACGCTGCATCTCGATGCGCCGGCGCCGAAGCGCGACGCGCTGCCGCTGATCGCTGTGGACGGTGTACCGGTCGGGCCGGCGAAGCTGTCGCCCGACCAGCGCACGCTCTGGCTGACCAGCCCCGATCCGGCGCTGCGCAACGCCCAGGACGTCCGGCTGGCCTGGTCGGGTGACCAACTCGGCAAGCAGAGCAAGAGTCTGGCCGGTGGGGCGACGGACAAGTACTGGCTGAACGCGCCGCTCGGCCCGAAGCTGGCGGTCGATCCGGGTGCGGCTGGGAAGTACCAGGTGGACACCGCGGAGTACAACCTCGGTGATGAGGCTGTGTACCTGCCGGGGCTGGGGCACAAGTCCGAGATCGCAGGCAAGGTCTACTCACCTCGGGGCGCGATCGGTACCAGGCCGCTGGTGATCTTCCTGCATGGCCGGCACGAGTCCTGCTATGGCGATGCGGGCGACCCCGAAATTCCTTGGCCGTGCGCGAAGGGGCAGAAACCGGTCCCTAGCTATCGCGGGTACGACGGTCCGGCTGAGGCGCTCGCCGGCCATGGCTACCAGGTCGTCTCGATCAGCTCGAACGCGATCAACGGCTGGGACAGCCGGAGCTTCGACCAGGGTGCGCAGGCGCGCGCCGAACTGATCCTCGATCACCTCCACCTGTGGAAGAAGTGGGCGACCGTCGGTAGCGGACCGTTCGGCCGCAAGTTCGTCGGCCGGATCGACTTCACGAACATCGGCCTGATGGGCCACTCCCGCGGCGGCGAAGGTGTCGCTCGGGCGGCTGTGCTCAACGCCGATCGTGGTGGGAAGTACGGGATCCGTGCGGTCCTGCCGCTCGCCCCGACCGACTTCGCCCGCGCCACGGTGCCCGGCGTCGCGATGAGCGTCATCCTGCCGTACTGCGACGGCGACGTCTCCGACCTGCAGGGCCAGAAGTTCTACGACGACACCCGGTACTCCGTGACGGGCGACCCCGCCGCCCGCTCGACCGTGTTGGTAATGGGCGCCAACCACAACTTCTTCAACACCGAGTGGACTCCGGGTCAGTCGGTCGCGCCGTCGATCGACGACTGGGAGTACACGGATCCCGAGAACCCGAAGGGCCGGCCCTGCGGAAGCGAGTACGCGGGCCGGTTGACCGCGAAGGAGCAGCAGGCGGTCGGTACGGCGTACATCGCGGGGTTCTTCCGGTTGCAGCTCGGTCATGAGACCAAGCTGCTGCCGCTGCTCGACGGGTCCAATGCGCATCCGGCGTCGGCCGGGCGGGCCGTAGTACGGGTTGTGTCGCAGGCGGCCGGCCGGCTCGATGTGAACCGCCTCGACAAGGCGCTGCCCGTGACGGGCAAAGCCACGGCCTCGGTCTGTGCGGGGACGCGCAGGCCAGACGCTGAGAAGGCCCCTGCCACGTGCGTGGAGACTCAGACACCGTCCGATTCGCCGCACTGGGTCGAGGCCTGGTTCGCGTCCACCGCACAGACCACGGCGGTCACCAAGCTGGACTGGACGGGGACGAACGGTGTGCTCGAGGTCGGCCTCACCGCTGCTCAGCGGGATGTGCGCAAGTACTCCGCGCTGACCTTCCGGGCTGCTCCTGACCCGGCGAGCGCGTCCAAGCTGGATCTGACCGTGCGGATGGTCGATGGGCGTGGGCGGAAGGTCGACGTACCTGTGTCGGCGGTCAGCGATGCGCTGGTGCGACTGCCGGGCGCGGCCGGTACCGCTGGGTTGCCGAAGAACTTGCTGCGGACGGTACGGATCCCGACCAGTCTGCTGAAGGGGATCGACCTGCGCGACGTCCGCTCGATCGAGCTGCGCACCGACAAGGTCGCGAAGGGCTCGGTGTTCCTCAGCGATCTGGCGTTCTCCACTCCGGGGCTCGGCAGGTCGGCGCCGACCCGGCTCCCGCAACTGTCGGCGTCCAGCGTTGGCAAGGTGGTGGAAGGTGACAAGGTCAAGACCTACGACATCGCGGTGACGCTGTCGAGGCCGAGCGTGCGGCCGGTGACGGTGCACGCAGAGTCGAACGGCGACGAGGCGCCTGTTGCGCACGACCTCGTCTTCAAGCCGGGCCAGACCAGGAAACAGCTGAAGGTGACTGTCACGGGCAACACCCGGGACAGCTATGACCACTTCGTCAGCCTGGTCCTGTCGGTGCCGACCGAGGCGCAGCTGGGCAGCTCGTTCGGCAACATCGAGGTGCTCGACGACGATCCGGCCCCGGCGCTGACCGTGCTGCCGGTGACGGCGGCCGAGAACGCGGGGCAGTTGGCGTTCCGGCTGAAGCTGTCCGCGCCGAGCGACAAGTACATCTATCTGCGGGGTGAGTTGAAGGACGGTGCGGCGCTGGCCCGGAAGGACTACCGGGCACCTGGCGACGAGAGCTCGGGCCAGCCGTTCCGGGACGTCTACGGCGCGCTCGAGCCAGGTGAGATCACTGGTGAGCTGGTGGCCGAGCTGGTCGACGACAAGGTGAAGGAACCCACCGAGACCTTCACCGTCACCCTGCTGGAGGTCATCGGCGCCGATCTCGGGGTGCCGGCCACCGCGACCGGCACGATCACGGACGACGACTGA